One window from the genome of [Clostridium] celerecrescens 18A encodes:
- a CDS encoding glycoside hydrolase family 43 protein: MKTYRNPVLYADYSDPDVIQVGSDYYMVASSFSYVPGVPLLHSKDLVHWEIINYCVKALPFEKYKEPSHGSGTWAPSIRFHEGIFIVFIPLVDEGILVARSDNPYGEFQLNMLCERKGWIDPCPYWDEAGKAYMVFAYAGSRAGIKHRLMLVEINADCRYLIGEPQMIFDGEQIAPTTEGPKLYKKNGYYYILMPSGGVENGWQSCLRSRDIWGPYEYRIVMRQGNSKVNGPHQGAWITSPDGKDWFIHFQDVNELGRILHLEPMCFLKDWPFIGQDKDGDGIGEPVEEWRMPVENMPEYKVLQSDEFESEVLGLQWQWQANPNPNNYSLSANPGCLRLYCRKHPTRDNLLWYAPNALTQIPQSKSFTMTAELVLHGEKTGDFGGIGMIGHIYSYMGLYQTEAGTELRCYKGIVMDKMFKGKADEECVLKLKGNGNRIWLKLRVLENKTYRFSFSWDGEEFLETDPSFKLCRATWTGAKPCLWACARENAESEGSCDYKYISIRNGET, encoded by the coding sequence ATGAAGACTTATAGAAATCCAGTATTATATGCGGATTATTCCGACCCGGATGTGATCCAAGTCGGCAGCGATTATTATATGGTAGCATCCTCATTTTCCTATGTTCCGGGAGTTCCGCTTCTTCACTCTAAAGATTTGGTACACTGGGAGATCATTAATTACTGTGTAAAAGCGCTTCCTTTTGAAAAATATAAGGAACCGTCCCATGGTTCAGGAACGTGGGCTCCCTCCATCCGTTTTCATGAAGGAATATTTATCGTATTTATTCCATTGGTGGATGAGGGTATCCTGGTTGCCAGAAGCGATAATCCTTATGGTGAATTTCAATTAAATATGCTTTGTGAGAGAAAGGGCTGGATAGACCCCTGTCCGTATTGGGATGAGGCTGGGAAAGCCTATATGGTGTTTGCGTATGCAGGCAGCAGGGCTGGAATCAAACATCGTCTGATGCTGGTAGAGATTAATGCGGACTGCAGGTATCTGATAGGAGAACCTCAGATGATTTTTGACGGGGAACAGATAGCGCCAACAACAGAGGGACCGAAGCTGTATAAAAAGAATGGATATTATTACATATTAATGCCCTCAGGAGGTGTGGAAAACGGCTGGCAGTCATGTCTGAGATCCAGGGATATTTGGGGCCCCTATGAATACAGGATTGTCATGCGGCAGGGTAATTCTAAAGTTAATGGCCCTCATCAAGGTGCCTGGATTACATCTCCTGATGGGAAGGATTGGTTTATTCATTTCCAGGATGTAAATGAGCTGGGAAGAATTTTACATCTGGAGCCCATGTGTTTTCTTAAAGATTGGCCATTTATCGGCCAGGACAAAGATGGTGATGGAATTGGAGAACCGGTGGAAGAGTGGCGAATGCCTGTGGAGAACATGCCTGAATATAAAGTCCTTCAATCAGATGAGTTCGAGTCTGAGGTACTTGGGCTCCAATGGCAGTGGCAGGCAAACCCCAATCCCAATAATTATTCTCTTAGTGCCAATCCGGGCTGCCTGAGGCTGTATTGCCGGAAACATCCTACAAGAGATAATCTTTTGTGGTATGCGCCGAATGCGCTAACTCAGATACCACAGAGCAAGTCTTTTACTATGACGGCTGAGCTTGTATTGCACGGAGAAAAGACAGGTGATTTCGGGGGAATCGGCATGATAGGGCACATCTATTCCTACATGGGATTATATCAGACGGAGGCTGGAACAGAACTAAGATGCTACAAAGGAATTGTTATGGACAAGATGTTCAAAGGAAAAGCTGACGAGGAATGCGTTCTTAAACTCAAAGGAAATGGAAATAGAATATGGTTGAAGCTTCGTGTATTGGAGAATAAAACATATCGCTTCTCCTTTTCCTGGGATGGAGAAGAATTTCTGGAGACAGATCCTTCATTTAAGCTTTGCCGGGCTACCTGGACGGGAGCCAAGCCCTGTCTGTGGGCGTGCGCGCGGGAGAATGCAGAGTCGGAAGGTTCCTGCGATTATAAATATATAAGTATCCGAAATGGAGAAACTTAA
- a CDS encoding V0D/AC39 family V-type ATPase subunit: protein MGDLLSYSGITTKVRAMESHLITDSQFREMAALETVSDAEEYLRRLPAYEGLFANLEGVVLHRGAIEQRLILSLYQDFAKLYRFATLTQRKFLDLYFMHFEIDILKKCFRNSMGRNRLDIDLSVFQDFFEKHSKLDLMKLSSSADLREFIANLEGSVYYDLLSHLDDRDQPTLFDYEVHLDLLYFKTMWKVMGKYLTRKEQDLLTHCFGSKLDLLNIQWIYRTKKFYHLQPADIYSLLIPINYHLNKEQITKMAEAATLEEFFSALRTTFYGRKSDWDAAEMPDLEYLTQEILDKIYRSSSRQNPYSIATLNSYLYFKEEEIQKIITLIESIRYRVSPDEIISYVVKM, encoded by the coding sequence ATGGGAGACTTACTATCCTACAGCGGCATTACAACCAAGGTAAGAGCCATGGAGAGCCATCTGATCACCGACAGTCAGTTCCGCGAGATGGCAGCCCTTGAAACCGTTTCTGATGCTGAGGAATATTTAAGACGTCTTCCGGCCTATGAAGGGCTATTTGCAAACCTGGAGGGAGTCGTACTCCATCGGGGAGCCATTGAACAGCGGTTGATCTTATCTTTGTATCAGGATTTTGCCAAGCTCTACCGGTTCGCCACTTTAACTCAGCGCAAGTTCCTGGACCTGTATTTTATGCACTTTGAAATTGATATCCTGAAGAAGTGTTTCCGCAATTCCATGGGGCGGAACAGGCTGGATATCGACCTCTCTGTATTCCAGGACTTTTTTGAGAAGCATTCTAAGCTGGACTTGATGAAACTGTCATCCTCAGCAGACTTACGGGAATTCATCGCCAACCTGGAAGGTTCGGTATATTATGACCTACTGTCCCACTTAGACGACAGGGACCAGCCCACCTTGTTTGACTATGAGGTTCACTTAGATCTTCTTTATTTTAAGACCATGTGGAAAGTTATGGGCAAGTATCTTACCAGAAAAGAACAGGACCTTCTTACACACTGCTTTGGCAGTAAGCTGGATCTGCTTAATATCCAATGGATTTACCGAACCAAAAAATTTTATCATCTGCAGCCTGCTGACATTTATTCCCTTCTCATTCCTATCAATTACCATTTGAATAAGGAACAGATTACGAAGATGGCAGAAGCAGCCACTCTGGAAGAGTTCTTTTCAGCACTCAGAACTACCTTTTATGGAAGGAAATCAGATTGGGACGCCGCAGAAATGCCGGATTTGGAATACTTAACTCAGGAAATACTGGATAAAATATACCGTTCCTCCAGTCGTCAGAATCCGTATTCCATTGCCACACTGAATTCCTATCTTTATTTTAAGGAGGAAGAAATTCAAAAGATTATCACCCTCATAGAGAGCATCCGTTACCGCGTAAGCCCGGATGAAATCATCTCCTATGTAGTAAAAATGTAA
- a CDS encoding V-type ATP synthase subunit F, which yields MKMYLISDNVDTWTGMRLAGVEGAVVHEKAELKRELDKVLADKEIGIILLTEKFGKEFPDIINDVKLNRKLPLIIEIPDRHGTGRKPNFITDYVNEAIGLKL from the coding sequence ATGAAAATGTATTTGATCAGCGACAACGTGGACACCTGGACCGGCATGAGATTAGCCGGAGTTGAGGGCGCTGTCGTTCATGAAAAGGCTGAACTGAAACGTGAACTGGATAAAGTCCTGGCCGATAAGGAGATCGGGATCATTCTCCTGACGGAAAAGTTCGGAAAAGAGTTTCCGGACATCATCAATGATGTGAAGTTAAACCGCAAGCTTCCATTGATCATAGAAATCCCTGACCGCCATGGTACCGGCCGCAAGCCGAACTTTATCACAGATTATGTTAATGAAGCCATCGGATTAAAACTATAA
- a CDS encoding V-type ATP synthase subunit I encodes MIEKMKFLSITGPKEDIDRVIDTYLSKYEIHLENALSELKTVKDLRPYIETNPYKDAYQRAMELAELLPPGIQPSSRKKIPIQRAARIVTEIGDQIKELTAKEEALISEQNSFRQSLERILPFTGLNYELSSILQFKYIKFRFGRISHEYYNKFVSYVYDTIDTVLYKCREDDDYVWLVYFVPESISNQIDAIYASMRFERYFLPDVYEGTPLDAIHFLEDKISALQSDINGIRKQMTDLLESRQEELLTALDKLEVFSTNFNVRKLAACTKQKVNTFYILCGWMSNRDAAAFQKEISNDEKTFCIVEDDHNKILSKPPTKLQNPRLFKPFEMFIQMYGLPAYNEIDPTILIGITYSFLFGFMFGDVGQGICLLLGGLLLYQLKKINLAAIISCCGVFSTIFGFLFGSVFGFENIIQAVWLRPLEHMTNLPFIGRLNTVFIVAVSLGMGIILLTMVLNIINSIRFHDPEKTLFDTNGAAGLVFYASLVLTIVLYMTNNPIPAAILLVIMFGIPLIVMFFKEPLTNLVEKKAQIMPKEKGMFVVQGFFELFEVLLSYFSNTLSFVRVGAFAVSHAAMMEVVLMLSGAEAGNPNWLVVILGNLFVCGMEGLIVGIQVLRLEYYELFSRFYRGTGRAFKPYGKKI; translated from the coding sequence GTGATAGAAAAGATGAAATTCTTAAGTATCACCGGACCCAAGGAAGATATTGACCGGGTCATCGACACTTATTTATCTAAATATGAAATACATTTAGAAAATGCCCTGTCGGAATTAAAAACGGTGAAAGACTTAAGGCCTTATATTGAAACAAATCCATACAAAGACGCTTACCAGCGTGCCATGGAGCTGGCGGAATTACTCCCACCGGGTATTCAGCCAAGCAGCCGGAAGAAGATTCCAATCCAGCGGGCAGCCAGAATTGTCACCGAGATCGGGGACCAGATAAAGGAGCTCACAGCTAAGGAAGAGGCCCTTATATCCGAACAAAATTCTTTCCGGCAATCCCTGGAACGAATCCTTCCATTTACCGGACTAAACTATGAGTTAAGCTCCATCCTTCAATTTAAGTACATTAAATTCCGTTTTGGGCGTATTTCTCATGAGTATTACAACAAATTTGTGAGTTACGTATATGACACCATTGATACCGTCCTCTATAAATGCCGAGAGGATGACGATTATGTATGGCTGGTTTATTTTGTGCCGGAAAGCATCTCTAACCAGATTGATGCTATTTATGCCTCCATGCGTTTTGAGCGTTACTTTTTACCAGACGTATACGAAGGCACGCCTTTAGACGCCATTCATTTTCTGGAAGATAAGATTAGCGCTCTCCAGTCTGATATCAACGGCATACGAAAACAGATGACTGATTTGCTGGAATCCAGGCAGGAGGAGTTATTGACGGCACTGGATAAGCTTGAGGTGTTTTCTACTAATTTTAACGTGAGAAAATTAGCCGCATGTACCAAACAGAAAGTCAACACCTTTTATATCCTTTGCGGCTGGATGAGCAACCGGGATGCGGCCGCATTTCAGAAAGAGATCTCTAACGATGAAAAAACTTTCTGTATCGTGGAGGATGACCATAACAAGATTTTGAGCAAACCTCCCACCAAGCTTCAAAATCCGAGGCTTTTTAAGCCCTTTGAGATGTTCATACAGATGTACGGCCTTCCGGCATACAATGAGATCGATCCCACCATATTGATCGGCATCACCTATTCCTTCCTCTTTGGCTTTATGTTCGGCGATGTGGGACAGGGAATATGCCTTCTGCTTGGAGGACTACTCCTCTACCAACTGAAAAAGATAAATCTGGCGGCGATTATATCCTGCTGCGGTGTTTTTTCAACCATATTTGGATTCCTGTTCGGCAGTGTTTTTGGATTTGAAAATATCATACAGGCCGTGTGGCTCCGTCCTCTGGAGCACATGACTAACCTGCCCTTTATAGGGAGACTGAATACCGTATTTATCGTAGCGGTTTCCCTTGGTATGGGAATTATTTTGTTGACCATGGTCCTTAACATCATAAACAGCATCCGCTTTCATGACCCGGAAAAGACTCTGTTTGACACAAACGGTGCGGCAGGACTTGTCTTCTATGCAAGCCTGGTGCTCACCATTGTCCTATACATGACTAATAATCCTATTCCGGCCGCCATACTCCTTGTTATTATGTTTGGCATACCGTTGATCGTCATGTTCTTTAAGGAACCTCTCACCAACCTGGTGGAAAAGAAAGCACAGATCATGCCAAAGGAAAAGGGCATGTTTGTGGTTCAAGGTTTCTTTGAGCTGTTTGAAGTGCTTTTAAGCTATTTTTCCAACACCCTTTCCTTTGTCCGTGTAGGGGCCTTTGCTGTCAGCCACGCGGCCATGATGGAAGTGGTCCTTATGCTGTCCGGTGCGGAAGCAGGAAACCCTAACTGGCTGGTTGTTATTCTTGGCAACTTATTCGTCTGCGGCATGGAAGGCCTGATCGTTGGGATCCAGGTTCTGCGTCTGGAATATTACGAATTATTCAGCCGTTTCTATCGCGGAACCGGCCGTGCATTTAAACCATACGGGAAGAAAATATAA
- a CDS encoding V-type ATP synthase subunit B has protein sequence MAIEYLGLSAINGPLVVLEGVQNAAFDEIVEMTVEKKTKKLGRIIEVYEDKAIIQVFEGTDGLALRNVHTRLTGHPMELAVSEDMLGRTFNGIGEPIDGLGDINSDICLDINGKPLNPVTREYPRDYIRTGISAIDGLMTLIRGQKLPIFSGNGLPHDELAAQIVQQASLGDDALSSEKFAVVFAAMGVKYDVADFFRRTFEESGVSDHVAMFINLANDPVVERLITPKVALTLAEYLAFEKGMHILVILTDMTAYAEALREVSSSKGEIPSRKGYPGYLYSELASLYERAGIVKERHGSVTQIPILTMPNDDITHPIPDLTGYITEGQIVLDRSLYGQSVYPPINVLPSLSRLMKDGIGEGFTRADHQGLANQLFSCYAKVGDARALASVIGEDELSPIDKMYLVFGKEFENRFVGQGNHANRNIIETLSIGWELLGLLPRAELDRIDTKVLDQYYKSTTIDERSE, from the coding sequence ATGGCAATCGAATATTTAGGACTTAGTGCAATCAACGGTCCATTAGTTGTTTTAGAAGGCGTCCAGAATGCTGCTTTCGACGAAATTGTGGAAATGACCGTAGAAAAAAAGACAAAGAAGCTGGGACGTATCATTGAGGTTTACGAGGATAAGGCGATCATCCAGGTGTTTGAAGGAACCGATGGGCTTGCCTTAAGAAATGTTCACACCCGCCTCACCGGACACCCCATGGAGCTTGCTGTATCCGAAGACATGCTGGGACGCACCTTTAATGGTATCGGAGAGCCTATTGACGGGCTTGGAGACATCAACTCCGATATCTGTCTGGACATTAATGGAAAACCCTTAAATCCTGTTACCAGGGAATACCCTAGAGATTATATCCGTACGGGAATTTCAGCCATCGACGGGCTGATGACTCTGATCCGGGGCCAAAAGCTCCCCATCTTCTCCGGAAACGGCCTTCCTCATGACGAACTGGCAGCCCAGATCGTACAGCAGGCCTCTCTGGGAGATGACGCTCTTTCCAGCGAAAAATTTGCTGTGGTGTTCGCTGCCATGGGTGTGAAATATGATGTGGCGGACTTCTTCCGCCGTACCTTTGAGGAAAGCGGCGTTTCCGACCACGTGGCCATGTTCATCAACCTGGCAAACGACCCTGTGGTGGAACGCCTGATCACTCCGAAGGTGGCGCTTACACTGGCGGAATACCTGGCTTTTGAAAAGGGAATGCACATACTTGTTATTTTAACCGATATGACGGCCTATGCGGAGGCTCTCCGAGAGGTTTCCTCCTCAAAGGGGGAGATCCCTTCCAGAAAAGGCTATCCCGGCTATTTATACAGCGAGCTGGCATCCCTTTATGAACGGGCCGGCATCGTAAAGGAGAGGCATGGCTCCGTGACCCAGATTCCCATACTGACCATGCCGAATGATGACATCACCCATCCCATCCCAGACCTTACGGGATATATTACAGAAGGACAGATCGTTCTGGACCGCAGCTTATACGGCCAGTCCGTTTATCCGCCTATTAACGTCCTTCCTTCCTTAAGCCGTCTGATGAAAGACGGAATAGGAGAAGGCTTTACAAGAGCTGACCATCAGGGCCTGGCAAACCAGCTATTCTCCTGTTATGCCAAGGTAGGAGACGCCAGAGCTCTGGCATCGGTCATCGGAGAAGATGAACTATCTCCTATTGATAAAATGTATCTGGTCTTCGGCAAGGAATTTGAAAACCGGTTTGTGGGGCAGGGAAATCATGCCAACCGGAACATCATCGAAACCCTTAGCATCGGCTGGGAGCTTTTAGGCCTTCTTCCAAGGGCCGAGCTGGACCGCATCGACACCAAGGTCTTAGACCAGTATTACAAGTCAACCACCATTGACGAACGGTCAGAATAG
- a CDS encoding RNA polymerase sigma factor, which translates to MMEEKKALVESMIDGNEAAFDELYRSYSGKLYRMAYFITGNQGDSEDILQETFVKCFLHKSKLKQAERFESWLYQILVRTAWRLERKKKGRAEISYEGILENEEEKKSAEHIREDKKADGPLESVLEAETAKEIQAALIHLDIKYRTVILLYYYNELSTREIAHITGTMEGTVKSRLHKARKLLKDLLKADGTEKTEMERGICHG; encoded by the coding sequence ATGATGGAAGAAAAAAAGGCTTTGGTGGAAAGCATGATAGATGGCAACGAAGCAGCATTTGACGAACTATACCGTTCCTATTCCGGAAAGCTATACCGTATGGCGTATTTTATTACCGGCAACCAAGGTGACAGTGAGGACATTTTACAGGAGACCTTTGTTAAATGCTTTCTTCATAAGTCAAAACTGAAACAAGCGGAACGCTTTGAGTCGTGGCTGTATCAAATTCTGGTCAGGACAGCCTGGCGGCTTGAACGGAAGAAAAAAGGGAGGGCTGAAATCTCTTATGAAGGTATTTTAGAGAATGAGGAGGAAAAAAAGAGTGCGGAACACATCCGGGAAGATAAGAAAGCAGATGGACCGTTGGAATCTGTTTTAGAGGCAGAGACAGCAAAAGAAATCCAGGCAGCACTCATCCATCTGGATATAAAATACCGTACTGTGATTCTTCTGTACTATTATAATGAATTGAGCACCAGAGAGATTGCCCACATTACAGGAACCATGGAAGGGACGGTAAAATCCCGTCTGCATAAAGCACGAAAACTGCTGAAGGATTTATTAAAAGCTGACGGCACTGAAAAAACAGAAATGGAAAGGGGTATTTGCCATGGATAA
- a CDS encoding V-type ATP synthase subunit A, whose product MTNTGTISGINGPVIYLKGDSGFRMNEMVYVGEDHLVGEVIGLTDRRTIVQVYEETSGLKPGATVTSSGFPVSVTLAPGILNNIFDGIERPLSEIAKTGGAYIDRGIHVDSLDGEKLWKTHITVKKGDHLLPGTIIAEVPETPAIVHKVMIPPDMEGYILDVVEDGSYTISDPLLTLQLLDGSEKKITMTQKWPIRVPRPILKRYPAGKPLITGQRIIDTLFPLAKGGTACIPGGFGTGKTMTQHQIAKWSDADIIIYIGCGERGNEMTQVLEEFSELVDPRSGNPLMDRTTLIANTSNMPVAAREASLYSGLTLAEYYRDMGYHVAIMADSTSRWAEALRELSGRLEEMPAEEGFPAYLASRLSAFYERAGMIQNMNGTEGSVTIIGAVSPQGGDFSEPVTQNTKRFVRCFWGLDRNLANERHFPAIHWLSSYSEYLTDLAPWYVEKVDKKFVDYRNRLVFLLTQESSLMEIVKLIGGDMLPDDQKLILEISKVIRIGFLQQNAFHKDDTCVPMEKQFKMMDLILYLYKKSRSLVSMGMPMSVLKEDPIFDKIISIKYDVPNDRLDMFDDYKKQVDAFYDSVIERNA is encoded by the coding sequence ATGACTAATACAGGCACCATTTCCGGCATTAACGGCCCTGTCATTTATTTAAAGGGTGATTCCGGATTCCGAATGAATGAAATGGTCTATGTGGGCGAGGACCACTTAGTCGGTGAGGTCATCGGCCTTACAGACCGCCGCACCATTGTTCAGGTATATGAGGAAACCAGCGGCTTAAAGCCGGGAGCAACGGTTACCTCCTCCGGCTTTCCCGTATCCGTCACACTGGCCCCAGGCATATTAAATAACATCTTTGACGGAATTGAGCGCCCTTTAAGCGAGATCGCAAAGACTGGAGGGGCATATATTGACCGGGGGATTCATGTGGATTCCCTTGACGGCGAGAAGCTCTGGAAGACCCACATAACAGTAAAAAAGGGTGATCATCTGTTACCGGGAACCATCATTGCCGAGGTTCCTGAAACACCGGCCATCGTCCATAAGGTTATGATACCCCCTGATATGGAAGGATATATCCTTGACGTGGTGGAGGATGGTTCCTATACCATATCTGATCCACTGCTGACCCTACAGCTTTTAGACGGGTCCGAAAAGAAGATTACCATGACCCAGAAGTGGCCCATCCGCGTGCCAAGACCCATATTAAAGAGATACCCGGCCGGAAAGCCTCTTATCACCGGGCAAAGGATCATTGATACCCTGTTTCCTCTTGCTAAGGGAGGTACCGCATGTATCCCCGGCGGTTTTGGTACAGGAAAAACCATGACCCAGCACCAGATCGCCAAATGGTCTGATGCGGATATTATCATCTATATTGGCTGCGGGGAACGTGGCAACGAGATGACCCAGGTGCTTGAGGAGTTCTCTGAGCTCGTTGACCCCCGTTCCGGAAATCCTCTGATGGACCGGACCACACTGATTGCCAATACTTCAAACATGCCAGTAGCCGCCCGTGAAGCCAGCCTCTACTCCGGCCTTACCCTGGCGGAATACTACCGGGATATGGGATATCATGTGGCGATCATGGCGGACTCCACCTCCCGATGGGCCGAGGCCTTAAGAGAGTTGTCCGGGCGTCTGGAAGAGATGCCTGCGGAAGAAGGTTTCCCGGCTTATTTGGCCTCCCGTCTATCAGCCTTTTATGAAAGAGCCGGGATGATTCAGAACATGAACGGAACCGAAGGCTCAGTCACCATTATCGGAGCCGTATCCCCTCAGGGAGGTGACTTCTCTGAGCCGGTAACCCAGAACACCAAGCGTTTTGTCCGCTGCTTCTGGGGCCTGGACCGAAACCTGGCAAACGAACGACATTTCCCGGCCATTCACTGGCTCAGCAGTTATTCTGAATATCTGACTGATCTGGCACCCTGGTACGTGGAAAAAGTGGATAAGAAATTCGTAGACTACAGAAACCGTCTGGTCTTCCTGCTGACTCAGGAAAGCAGCCTGATGGAGATCGTAAAGCTGATCGGCGGAGACATGCTTCCCGATGACCAGAAGCTCATACTGGAAATCTCAAAGGTGATCAGGATCGGATTTTTACAGCAGAACGCATTCCATAAGGACGATACCTGTGTCCCAATGGAAAAACAGTTTAAAATGATGGATCTAATCCTTTATTTATATAAGAAATCCCGTTCCCTTGTTTCCATGGGAATGCCTATGTCCGTATTAAAAGAGGATCCGATCTTTGACAAGATCATTTCCATTAAATATGATGTACCTAACGACAGACTTGACATGTTTGATGACTACAAAAAGCAGGTAGATGCCTTCTATGATTCCGTCATCGAACGCAATGCATAG
- a CDS encoding V-type ATP synthase subunit E has protein sequence MTTEEKLQHFLGFCMEDARTRSAKMLDEYTAALEQTFLEHQEDAKRRAAHQVALESERIEREINKKLSLEQIGMKRIFGKKQDELKDKLFSELRDKLATFMESLEYTKLLEKQIREAKALAGKEFITIYIDPADEDKINELAISGGSDIQVSEYSFLGGTRAVIPSRHILIDNSFQTKLAEAKHDFRFDIKDLMGGTAND, from the coding sequence TTGACGACTGAGGAAAAATTACAGCATTTCCTGGGATTTTGCATGGAAGATGCCAGAACCCGCAGTGCAAAGATGCTTGATGAATATACAGCTGCCTTGGAGCAGACCTTTTTAGAGCATCAGGAAGATGCAAAGCGAAGGGCCGCACACCAGGTAGCTTTGGAGAGCGAACGGATCGAACGGGAAATCAACAAAAAGCTTTCCTTGGAGCAGATCGGCATGAAACGGATCTTTGGAAAAAAACAGGATGAGCTGAAAGATAAGCTGTTTTCGGAGCTTCGGGATAAGCTTGCCACATTTATGGAATCTCTCGAATATACAAAGCTCTTGGAAAAACAGATACGTGAAGCAAAAGCCCTGGCAGGAAAGGAATTCATCACCATTTACATCGATCCTGCAGATGAAGATAAGATCAATGAACTGGCAATTTCAGGCGGCTCTGACATCCAGGTGAGCGAATACTCCTTTCTGGGAGGAACCCGGGCTGTTATCCCTTCCAGGCATATATTAATCGACAATTCATTTCAAACCAAGCTGGCGGAGGCAAAACACGACTTTCGCTTTGATATAAAGGATCTGATGGGAGGTACGGCTAATGACTAA
- a CDS encoding ATPase, with product MDTVIEKISEIESAAASIMNDANERKKAFAEDMEEQTAAFDAQLEEETSKKIEELQAGMEINMNNRLEKQRSDSEKVLKAMEQRYEDHHTQYVEKLFYTMIKE from the coding sequence ATGGATACTGTAATCGAGAAAATATCCGAGATTGAATCGGCGGCGGCTTCTATTATGAATGATGCCAATGAGCGCAAAAAAGCGTTTGCCGAAGATATGGAAGAACAGACCGCTGCATTTGATGCACAGCTGGAAGAAGAAACCAGTAAAAAGATAGAAGAACTGCAGGCTGGCATGGAAATCAATATGAACAACCGTCTGGAAAAACAGCGAAGCGATTCCGAAAAGGTCCTTAAAGCCATGGAACAACGTTATGAAGATCATCATACTCAATATGTGGAGAAACTATTCTATACTATGATAAAGGAGTGA
- a CDS encoding V-type ATP synthase subunit D translates to MNPNTFPTKGNLILAKSSLALARQGYELMDKKRNILIKELMSLIDEAKGIQSEIDVTFTSAYKALQKANIELGINYVQDIAMAVPVDNLVRIKTRSIMGTEIPLVEHDEMPLNLTYAYYNTRESLDEARYQFEKVKKLTVKLSMVENSAYRLANSIKRTQKRANALKNITIPRYETLTRNITNSLEEKDREEFTRLKVIKRNKNGI, encoded by the coding sequence ATGAATCCCAATACATTTCCCACCAAGGGAAATTTAATCCTTGCGAAAAGCTCTCTGGCCTTAGCCAGACAGGGCTATGAGTTGATGGATAAAAAACGGAACATTCTCATTAAGGAACTGATGAGCCTGATCGACGAAGCAAAAGGAATTCAGTCTGAAATCGATGTCACCTTTACTTCCGCCTATAAGGCCCTTCAAAAGGCAAACATTGAACTGGGGATCAACTATGTGCAGGACATTGCCATGGCAGTCCCTGTGGACAATTTAGTACGAATTAAGACCAGGAGTATTATGGGAACGGAAATCCCCCTGGTAGAGCATGATGAAATGCCTTTAAACCTGACTTATGCCTATTACAACACCAGGGAATCTCTGGACGAAGCCCGTTACCAGTTTGAAAAGGTGAAGAAGCTGACAGTAAAGCTTTCCATGGTAGAGAATTCTGCGTACCGTCTGGCAAACAGCATCAAAAGGACCCAGAAACGGGCCAACGCCTTAAAGAATATTACGATTCCCAGGTATGAGACACTGACTAGGAATATTACCAATTCACTGGAAGAAAAGGACAGGGAAGAGTTCACCAGGCTTAAGGTTATTAAGAGGAATAAGAATGGAATTTAG
- a CDS encoding ATP synthase subunit C produces the protein MSTLVKITLAIALTLSIALPFGAFAMGAKTKGRYKTALGINTLLFFGTLIVSSVLMFNGQAAAAESAAASSGSIAGMGYLAAALSTGLACIGGGIAVSAAASAALGAISEDGSILGKSLIFVGLAEGVCLYGLIISFMILGKL, from the coding sequence ATGTCAACCTTAGTAAAAATTACATTAGCAATTGCATTAACCTTAAGTATCGCCCTGCCCTTCGGAGCCTTTGCCATGGGCGCAAAAACAAAAGGCCGGTATAAGACCGCTCTTGGTATCAACACCCTTTTATTTTTTGGTACCTTAATCGTATCCAGTGTATTGATGTTTAACGGTCAGGCTGCCGCTGCAGAAAGTGCCGCAGCCAGCTCAGGCAGCATTGCCGGAATGGGTTATTTAGCAGCAGCCCTTTCCACAGGTCTTGCCTGCATCGGCGGCGGTATAGCCGTTTCCGCTGCTGCCAGCGCCGCTCTCGGTGCCATCAGCGAGGATGGCTCCATACTTGGTAAATCACTGATCTTCGTAGGGCTTGCCGAAGGCGTGTGTCTGTATGGCTTGATCATTTCTTTCATGATCTTAGGTAAGCTCTAA